The nucleotide sequence ttttttcttttaatttgctgtaacttagGAGTGAatacatagttcaatcatatgaaacagaattgtacaattgcttccgtaATTAGTCTCcgaacatacttttccttcctataTTTCTTGACCTCATCTCTCCCGTTCTACTCCCCCTCCCCTCCGAAACCTTTATTCTATTGCTTTTCCTACAGGCGCAACATTTTTGCGTTTCATTTACTGACAAACAGAGCACAAATAGCCCAACTTCAATAGGGTGACCCCCACTTGCATTGCACCTCtgaatacaccctaatatgagcaAGCATAAGtcaaataaaacagaatgtctATCACAGGATTGCCGGAATAATACAGATAGCACACATACAGCACATAGGGTGTAGATGTAACAAGAACTTTTTGTCCGCTAACCaccagtacaccactcttggtacagtgtTTTCTGCTACCTCAGACACTATGTATTTTCCAACTTAAGTcctaggttacaagtgtgtcagaggtagagtccagttctcgCTGTGGAGTTTCCACATCGATCTCACTGATGCAACCTCTGGAGCATGCCGTGGCCCAAAgtcccaggattcagtgtcccagcggTCCACAGTACCCTGCCTAAGTTCTTGGGATACCCCCAAATGCCCTACTTCAATGTTGCCCAGCCATTGCACGCCACTAAAGACACGCCCCACCAAATATCCCCCAAAGAATTTCCAGTCACTCCTCCCTCGCTCCTTTCCCACAACAGACAGGCAGCTATATTCCCCCAAATGGGACTGCTCCCTCTCCAACCtctctgaagaagttggtagaattcttcgacTTCGTCATCCCTAATTTTACTGGTTGTtccttaaattttaatttaatagtCATATCAATTGGTCTTCCTTGCAGacatataaatattattctattGTGTACAAAATTGTACTTTAAGACTGacctttttaaaaagatcattttattgggttctaatacaactcttataatccatgcatccatccattttgtcaagcacatttgtacatttgttgccatcatcattctcaaatcattttctttctacttgagcccttggtatcagctcctcattttcccctccttaccccactctccttcatgaacccttgataatttataaattatgattattttttcatgtcttacactgtctgatgtctcctttcacccacttttctaatgcccatcctcctgggagggggttatatgtagatccttgtgatcacttatccctttctccccccaccttcaccttcccctcctggtatcactatctcattattgatcctgaggggtttatctgtcctggattctgtgtgtttctggttcttatctgtatctgtgtacatgctctggtctagccagatttgtaaggtagaattggggtcatgatagtcgggggcgaggaaccattaaagaactagaggaaagttttatgtttcattggtgctatattgcaccctgactgacttgtcttttccttgtgacccttctgtaagggaatgcccAATTGttacggatgggctttgggtctccactctgcactccccctcattcacatcaataggattttttgttctgcatctttgatgcctgatacctgattccttggacacctcatgatcacacaggctggcgtgcttcttccatgtggattttgttgcttctcagctagatggctgcatgtttatcttcaagcctttaagacccaggcgctatatcttttgatagccgggcatttgcttcaccacatttgcttatgcacccattttgtcttcagcaatcgtgttggtcaggtgagcatcatggaatgccaacttattagaacaaagtattcttgtgttgaggcccAAGACAGATCTTAAAATATTGTTTTGCTGATGAAGGCAGTGCTGTTACTCTTGAATTGGCCATTCTCAGCTTTGTAAGCCAAATAATTTTcctactcaaaatggccaatcccaGTCCATTTACACTCTCTACTGTTTAGAATATTGATCGTTATAGATTCTATTTGGTGGCCCCATTTGTCATGGACGTTTgcagctgttttgttttgtttctcatttTGACTTGTAGTCGAGTCACAAATGAAATTTCCAAACACTTTGCTTCTTTTGTGCCTTTAAGGGCAACTCTGTTTGAGGAGGCGGCTCTTCCCCAGGTGTAGTTTGAATAGTTTCCAACCTGAGGTTTTCATCTTCCAACACTCTATCTGACTATATTTAGCTAGTAATCATAAGGTTTCCCGTGACTAATCCTTCAGAAGTGGACCCCCTGTtcattcttcctagtctgttcttaagGCTAAAAGTGctcctgaaacttgttcaccatgGATAACTCTGTTGGTATTTGATATACCAgtggcatggcttccagcatTTCCGCAACATGCCACCACGCATGACAAACTGTTAGGTAAGTGGGAATAAATATATACAGAGAGATTTATTTCAACAAAATTGCTCGTgcaattgtgggggctggtataTCTCAAATCTATAGGTCCAGCAGTAGGCTGGAGGTTTCTGCTGATTTCTTcaaggtttgtttttatttaaactgACCTCGCTTCTAACCTGGCTTCTGGCTTCTGGGGTTTGAGGAACTGATGAAAATTGAAAATCAGTCAGGAGGCTAAAAACTTCTCACATTCCAATAACTAGGTCAGAGGATGAGGAGACAaaggaaagaatgaaagaaagagggaggaagaaagaaagaaagaaagaaagagagagaaagagagagaactttGCTAGAACATCCATTTATAGTTCATATCATGGATTCTGGTTACATCTCCAAGGAAATTCCCTTTTCAACTAATtactcacatcagatcacaaatcaGATGTGATTACATAGTGTCTGCCAAGCCACTGGGAATCATAGCCTAGCCAAGACACATAACATTAACCATTCCATTCCACCTTGTATTCATTTGACATATGCACACATTTCCTTAAATCATACATAAACTCTGAATAAAGATCATTGTAGAGACATACTTGTGACTAACATGATATAACTAACATGCCTATAGCTGAAAACACACTAGCCCTGTTTATATCTCATTTTCATAACGAGTAATGGAATAAAATAAGGACAAAAATAAAGGTATTtaaatgcatatatatgcatttatatatatatatataatactccTAGCAATGCCAGTCCTGGTATCTGCAAGTAGTCATGTTTGCCTAATGGCTGTTGAGAATTAACTTCTTCTCCCACCTATTCAGTGCTCTCTGTGCCCTCAGCAAGCCTTTCAACTGGCTGTGTGTCATTCAGCATGATTTGAAAGGCTATTTTTGGTTCTGGGAACACTATAAAAATTTAACCGTGTAAACTAATGACAATTCCTTATTTGTTTTATGCTATTTCAATTTATGCAAGGATCATAGGAATGTTCTTCATTAGGATAGCAGAGCTAAAATATTCATATTAattcaaatattttataaaatattataattttaccttcattcaaataaaatatttaatacaatattttatatatgtattttggaatgtgttttataaaatatttaaattttactttcattttaatttttatattcttcATGAAATCGGATTTATATTTAACTGACTTTCTAAACCAAAAAAAattggagtttcttttatttggaTTTATTTGGAAAAGCTATGAAATTATAAAGACTTTTATAAATATTGACTAacttcttttttcttatttttgtaaTAAAGGGATTACATTTCAAGTCATATGAAGTAAACAGACAATGGAAATTAGTGACAGCTCATGGGAAGACTTCATTTTAGTAGGCTTCTCAGACTATCCGAAAGCTGAGTTCATCATTTCTCTGTTTGTCTCTGGCTTCTACACCATGACACTTGCAGGCAACACAGCTATCATCTTGGTCTCTCTCCTGGACAGTCGACTCCACACCCCTATGTATTTCTTCCTCCGAAACCTGTCATTTCTGGACATCTGCTTCACCACCTGCATAGTCCCTCAGATGCTGGTGAACATCTGGAGTGGTAACAAGAGGATCAGCTATGTAGGTTGCATGGTTCAATATTCAGTGGCCTTGGCTCTTGGCTCCACAGAATGTGTGCTTCTTGCTGTCATGGCTGTTGACCGCTACTTTGCTGTCTTGTGGCCCCTGCGCTATACTTCAATCATGCACCAACAGATCTGCCACATTCTGGcagctgtttcctggctctcTGGATTTGCCAACTCGCTCTTTCAGTCATCATTGGCCatggttttgcctctgtgtggccacCGACATGTGGACCATTTCATTTGTGAGCTCTTAATCATTATCAAGTTATCTTGTGCAGATACTGGTGCAATTGAATACAAAATGTTTATCGCACGCCTGATCATTCTTGCCATTCCAGTCTGCATTATCCTGACATCTTATGGCTGTATTGCCGGGACAGTGATGAAGATGCACTCTGCTGAGGGACGACAGAAGGCCTTTGGGACATGTGCCTCCCACTTGATGGTGGTCTTGCTGTTCTATGGAACTATCATGTTTATGTATCTTCAGCCGAAGAATAACTACTCTCAGAGACAGGGAATGATTGTGGCCCTTGTATATACCATTGTTGCTCCCACTCTGAATCCGCTAATCTATACCCTGAGGAACAAAGATGTAAAGAGGGCAATGAGGAAAGTTTtatggaagatttaggttaagaaattaTGATTCCTGTACTTGGGCCATAGACATTTTTGGACAGTGTTTTAATAGTAGAAGGGTAATTGACATTTAAGATTTCAGCCCAACCTATTTGGAAAACAAATGAAACCAGCACCAACTAAATATTAAATGGCTTTATAAAACATTGAATACTATAGACATTCACATTTTTACTCTCATCAAATCTGTAATTTCGATATTTGCTTTATTTGTTTATTAACTTGTGAGAGTATTGAAGCCATAGTGTGCTTGGAGATTCTGAGAGAAAGAAGACATGCAAGATATGAAATATTTTCTGAAACATCTTACATATGAAGATAGATAATGTGGACATTAATATAAGTAACAAAAAATTCCAATCAATACATtttacaaaagaaaattaaataattcagagataatATCACACTATGTTCTGGACCGTTGTTGCTATCCTATTTGGCTCACAGTAAAGAGTAAAACTCTTCCATGTGGTTTCTTGGACAGATTGAGGAAAATTCCCTGAAATACAAGATATTTTAACTCACATTTAAATAGGTATTTAGGACTTGCTCATTTGTGTGGCAATGAAGTAAAGCACATTCACTACATCATGAAAAGGAGTGTGAACTAGTATTTCTAATACAATTATTTGATTTCTAATACAAGGAGGCTACCAACAAATATATGGTCCaatagaatggaaagataatggagtttttccatgaaaattttgAAGCCCCCATATTCATTCCTTCATTTGATGAGGATGAATGTTTAAAAGTATTTTAAGGActgatggtgtgttagtccaggtataccagaaaacaaattcatggacactcttatgtgtataaggaagaactttatgTACAAGACCAGTagaatattgagtaaacatcccagcctagtccaaattAAGtcaataagtccaacattagcccatatagctgatactaatctataaagtccccttcagactgatgaaacacatgctatgagtccaaatgcaggaagatcacaggctggtaggtgggaagtcttgtggatccattggtggtgtaatcatctcagggctggcacggATCTCCGCATGGCTTCTCCTGATCAGAGCACTAGCATGGTtctatgtcttgtcagtagagaatctctcaggagtgagcagagagaaaatatgtcttctgcctccagggaggaattaccagagttcacagaatcctcaggagaaggccatgcctacacagaggcctcattggctatacaaagattgacaggttagactccacccctacactcttaatcctcaaattgacaccagattgtgtaactaccacaggtggtatgttagacaggattctctaaagaaacaaaaccaggacacttaagatgatagatagatagatagatagatagatagatagatagatagatagatagatagatagatagatgatagatagagcaCGATGGAGTTCaagtcacttctgtggaacagttaatatactggaagtccttcaactcatgagggctgctgggttcaaggagaaggaagcagacagctgagtcttctgcagAGCAATGCAGATAgtgcggccacaggcagcaaacagcagggcaggtcaccaacagtcagccagacgacaggatctgacagtcccctGCTCAAGGGATGTAtataccagcagtgtggtgaagcaggtcttaaaggaacctcaagctctagcgacatgatctatAGGTTGGATGTCTCACCGatagtatagctcacaagttgaggcagagaactagctccgaaaactggtctgatcaccagagagcaagagagagagaaacttgccAAGCCATTGATCTCTTTGTCCTTCAATCAAACTGCCAATTTATTAATCCCGCATATTCTTattggcaggttggcacaataaacctacctatcacaggtggCATGGATATAAATAAGACAATGATTTTAATGAGCACAGAATACTGTAGATAGGCAAATAGACTGAAAATACAAAGGCAAACATAGCATGGAACCATGTATAGAAAAAGTAAGACTTGGCCACTGGTTCTGTCAAGTAGAAGGTATATGGTGCAAACCTCAAATGATGGATTCCATTTCTCAAGCTGGCCAAAGCAGACAAAGGAAAGGATCATGCTGAGTGTGAGGTGTGGTTTGCCTGGTAGTCTAATTTCATTGTATAGGATCTGTCACAGCCTGCTTTAGGGCATCAAGCAAGCAAGTGGCATAATTAGACATGGGGGGCTTCCTGAGAAAAAAGAGGCACAGAGTGGCTTTACAGGGGGCTAGAGTTGTACCTGTGAGTGATCCTAAAAGCCTGGTTGAAAGCTGTGAATAGGATGAATAAGATCAGTTAACTCAACAAGAGGGGAGAAAATTATGTTAAAGATTTCATGTTATTTGGAGccacaattaatgttcatggaagcaacaggcaGGAAACCAGATGTtacattgcattggacaaatttaTTGGGAAAGATCTCTTGAAAGTGATAAAATGAACATGTCACTTGGTTTGATATAAGAgttttattgttatatattttgcatatcatacagttcaatagttcaatcatattaaaaagggtTGTACAGTCTTCTCCAGAATTTCGGAACATTTGTGTCTTTCTTGCACTCATTATCATCAGCTCCCCaattcccccctacctcccccgccATAACCCCCAGGAAACCACCAATGCAGTCACTGTCTGTTTAGTTCTACATTTAAGGTAGCTTACATATGAATATAGAATTATGTACTATATATACACACCAATATAATGTATTTTGTAGATAATATAGATAGGAGATAGataggtgttcctgacccaaaacatggcattttcagttgccttatgtGCATGTAAAAGCTGGGCAATAAATGCAGAAGGCAAGAAAAAgactgatatatttgaattagatTGATGGCATGTGACAGCAATAATATATTTCATCCTTTTCATTATAGATACCATGCACACTCTACAAACTTATTCATGAACTGGAGTGTGGctaattatattttcatttaccCTTAACATATAGAATAAAGCAAGGGGATTATTGTTAGTAGGTACCGTTGGGTCCATCCCAACTTACAGTGACgtaccctgcccagccctgcaccagctCCACAATTGtcgttacgtttgagcccattgttgcatccacaGTGGGTGACAgtctatctcattgagagtcatcctttttttttttttttttttgctgaccctcttctTTGCCTTGCATGAtgtcttctccatggactggtacCTGTGATAATATATACAAAGTATGAGGACAATTCTTGTCACCTTgctttctaaggagctttcttctaactttacttctttcaaggcagatttgtttatttttctggctAACACTTTAATTaaaggcatcaatttttctttgatcttcctcattcattttccacctttggcatgcatatgaggtgattgagaatacttaccatggcttaggtcagatatAAATTATCCAGTGCCTTGAaaattttgctttttaacaattaAAAATGTTCTCTTGccacaaatttacccaatgcaaatatagcacttgatttcttgactgctgcttccatagtcATTGATTAtacatccaagtaaaatgaaatcctgacagCTTCATTAGCTTCTGAGTTTATCATGatgcttattgatccagttgcaacaatttttttcattgtaatCTTTATCAAAAGATTACATCAGTGATCTCCAtcaggagtgcttccagtgctctttaaaaaacaaattgaaacaagatacttttattgtgaattaggctaAGGTCTACAGGGCAGATCATAAGTTTTACATTAAACAATTCATACAAATTTTGTCTCAACTTGTACGCTGCAATTCTGTCAATGAGTCATCACACATTCCCCCTCCATCCTGAGATTTacatttccattcctccctctttCCTAAGCCACTGACCTTGGTCCTAGGGTAAATGATGCCCCTCTGCTCTTGAACACTTCATATGAAAGTCAGTTCAGCATGAAAGTAAGCTCAGTTCCTGACTCGAAAGATGGCTAAGGGCTAGACTCTTGAGTTCCAATagtgttttattcttttcttttcttttttctcaagAAAACATTATTAAGTCTTAAGTGGGACACGGCCAGGACAACTTCAGAGACTTGTAACCTgaatgagggaggccattagcacaagATCATAATAGTGTCCAAGAGTTTGCTGTGATACACGGCTGTAAAAAGAACACGGAGTCAGAGAAAACTGTTACATAAACATGATTAGTGGCAGTGACACTCCTGGGGCAGATGggaaccatgattgggacacttgcattatgtaaggCAGAAGAGCTCTCAATATTGGTCTAGGGGCTTTCCCAAGACTCTGGACAATACAACCCCCAGTATGGTgctctccatcaaggacaccagATAAGCTCCTAAAGGCTATTGCCTCTCCCTGGACTGGTGTTGGGAGATGGAGTTAATGAACTTTCCAATGGGCTCAGAGAGCAATATTATTCACATCCCTAGTCAATGATCAGTGGACATTAATGGAAGTTTAATTCAAGTGGGACTTTAAGTTCTATTTACTcacaatgttctgttgtgatctatttccagaagtagataatcaggcccttcttcctaggttgtctcagtctagaagctccaTTAAAACTTGTATACATAGatgcccttctgagatttgaaatATTGATGGCATAGTTTCCGGCATCACAGCAATATGAAAGACACTGGAATAAGACAAGCTGACAGATggttggttctctctctctcactctgtagaataaataaatacacaactatgtatttgttcatttatgtatatattaatttatatttctatATGTAATTTTTTACAAATGACACTAATAGTTAACAAATTGTTTCTGAACTTCTTCATTATTGATATTCTCAATTCTATGCCTGCCACAAGTTTAATGatattattattagaattacTAAAAGTTCTAAAGcaaacaaccaacaacaacaaaaagttccATGGAAGTCACTTATAGTATCCCTCAAAAAAATTTCCACTAAGGTGaaacaggaatatatatatatcttagaaataagaatggattttgaacttgcaCTCAACTATAAACCCTAACCTAAGGAAAAACAGTTCTTATGATGGGACCTCACTGAGCACTTATAATGGGGCTACTGGAGATTATGATGCGATAgccaagtgtgatgaagaaatcagatagtgctCTGCTATGAAAAATAAAGAATAGCATCTAGGGTGGAATATCCTCAGACTTTTGACCAGGGATGTGCAAAGCCTGACGTAGAGTACATAAGACAGGAGTTATTGCAGATATAGTTCggttaaaatttaacaacttATTATTTGTATTCTCTTTAAACCCATTCTtaatttgttctctttttaaaattatgttctgCTTTATTTTGGATTGAAAAAAATGTGACCAATGTCATTGAACAAGTTGTATAGACagtgttaaatgagaatctaatctgCTGTGTGAACTTTCacagaaaacacaataaaattctattttttaaaaagataattagtATGTCAAATTTAATTTTGGAAGACTGAACAAATATTAGAAAGTTTGTTAAATTAATGTAAAGAATTATAACACAAATAAAATACATATGGTGTGATAAGAGAATGCTGGCACTAAACATAAAGgtgaaaacaaaaatagaggaTTTAAAAAATGTCTTTGCACAAAGTATCTGAAGAATACTCCAAAATAAGAGACAAtacaaaaaaaattagaaatagcCTTTTTAAGTAATAATAAGGATCTAGAAAATTAGAACATTCACAGAGGATGAGGGATTACAGTAAAATCCCATTCCTCCACCACATCAGTACTACGCATAATCACATTTCAGCacgaaatgttgagaaaattttgcatctgaGCTCGAACAAAACATCTGAATCCGACCCAAtcatgtgatttttgtaaacaaaagtaaTTCGTATTTTGGTCAGTCAGaattagttggcgttgttagcaAGCGTTTTTTAGACATTTCGTGACTGTGTTCCAAATGTTTGCTATGATTTTTCTTAGTGTTTGTGGCCTTTTTACTGTTTTTAGATTAGAAAACATGGCtcctaagaaataattttatgaaaagaatcatcatgataaggaactggctaactgttatcgatattgttgataatttagtaaacccttttagaaaacagttaagaaaATGCCAGCAGCAGATCACATtagccaatttttttttttagagaaacacagccaggtcctagtgaaaaagtcaaagaagggggaaaataacTCCCGAAAAGCAACTCCCAGTTGAATTTATGGTAGggaattccccttccaaacaatgactctccctccatacctcctctccacatctgtgtccactgatccagatcctcatcaatctcaaggtaggTGCCATACTTtcattgttaaaaactttttaaatgttgtttttcttatttaaattatattatttaactctgagctTTTTTACCTTGAAATTTCTGTGCAAtttttttgtataaaaaggcaaagttagggtaaaaacttggtggtcaacAAAGGATTAATTTgtttcagtaatttttaaaagaatcattttattaggggctcatgcaactcttt is from Tenrec ecaudatus isolate mTenEca1 chromosome 2, mTenEca1.hap1, whole genome shotgun sequence and encodes:
- the LOC142440269 gene encoding putative olfactory receptor 2W6 codes for the protein MEISDSSWEDFILVGFSDYPKAEFIISLFVSGFYTMTLAGNTAIILVSLLDSRLHTPMYFFLRNLSFLDICFTTCIVPQMLVNIWSGNKRISYVGCMVQYSVALALGSTECVLLAVMAVDRYFAVLWPLRYTSIMHQQICHILAAVSWLSGFANSLFQSSLAMVLPLCGHRHVDHFICELLIIIKLSCADTGAIEYKMFIARLIILAIPVCIILTSYGCIAGTVMKMHSAEGRQKAFGTCASHLMVVLLFYGTIMFMYLQPKNNYSQRQGMIVALVYTIVAPTLNPLIYTLRNKDVKRAMRKVLWKI